A region from the Crocosphaera sp. UHCC 0190 genome encodes:
- a CDS encoding NAD-binding protein translates to MQSVYLKFLPIVMAIFALIASLITLLLWSENGFMSKAAAWEVVENAIITLMGEYPEKPTTITGRVIQLFLLVFGTLAFGTIVGKISSLFVAHALSQEKVVKNFNDHIIICNWNNKAPTIIHQLLEANKHHLRDIVIISASVIEDLDDLESQRNVYFIQADPTHHVTLEKFQASQAKAIILLADEETEGPDEKNTLIALAIKHLEQIPNRQKDIHVIGELVNLDRRRHLKEAGVDEVISARDYSSGIIAQSAVFKNMSMVYQQLLTYSDCSNEFYYITPEQYPGYLLGKTFTELSTWISNDLGSQEENPLILIGIKRGNGEILLNPKQSHFQRLAAEDSLIVMAYNQPM, encoded by the coding sequence ATGCAAAGTGTTTATTTAAAATTTTTGCCGATTGTGATGGCAATTTTCGCCTTAATTGCTAGTCTAATTACCCTACTATTGTGGAGTGAAAATGGATTTATGTCAAAAGCAGCCGCTTGGGAGGTTGTAGAGAATGCCATTATCACCCTAATGGGGGAATATCCAGAGAAACCGACAACAATTACGGGAAGAGTTATACAATTGTTTCTCTTAGTTTTTGGAACCTTGGCTTTTGGAACCATTGTCGGCAAGATTTCCTCATTATTTGTCGCTCATGCTCTTTCACAGGAGAAAGTTGTGAAGAATTTTAACGACCATATCATTATCTGTAACTGGAATAACAAAGCTCCGACAATTATCCATCAGTTGCTTGAGGCTAATAAGCATCACCTAAGAGACATTGTGATCATTTCTGCATCAGTTATCGAAGACCTTGATGATTTAGAAAGTCAGAGGAATGTCTATTTTATTCAAGCAGATCCTACCCATCATGTTACCTTAGAAAAGTTTCAAGCTTCTCAAGCTAAAGCCATCATTCTTTTAGCCGATGAAGAAACTGAAGGTCCCGATGAAAAAAACACTCTAATTGCCTTGGCGATTAAACATCTCGAACAAATCCCTAACCGACAAAAAGATATTCACGTCATTGGGGAGTTGGTCAATTTAGACCGTCGGCGACATCTGAAAGAAGCGGGTGTTGATGAAGTAATTTCCGCGCGAGATTACAGTTCAGGAATTATTGCTCAAAGTGCTGTATTCAAAAATATGTCTATGGTCTATCAGCAACTACTAACTTATTCAGATTGCTCCAATGAGTTTTATTATATTACCCCAGAGCAGTATCCAGGATATTTACTGGGTAAAACGTTTACAGAACTGAGTACATGGATTAGTAATGATCTTGGATCTCAGGAAGAAAATCCCTTGATTCTAATTGGTATTAAACGAGGAAATGGAGAGATCCTACTGAATCCAAAACAAAGTCATTTTCAGAGACTTGCAGCAGAAGATTCACTCATTGTCATGGCTTATAATCAACCTATGTAG
- the uvrC gene encoding excinuclease ABC subunit UvrC, whose amino-acid sequence MISSPISNSLEHRLKTLPSEPGVYLMRDHRGEILYIGKSKKLRSRVRSYFQNGQPHSPRIALMVQQIADIEFIVTDTEAEALALEANLIKQHQPYFNVLLKDDKKYPYVCITWSEDYPRIFITRKRRLNNQRDRYYGPYVDTHHLRSTLHLVKRIFPLRQRPRPLFKDRPCLNYDIGRCPGVCQSLITPTDYHKIVEKVAMVFQGRTEELLAKLQEQMEKAATALNFEQAAQIRDQIKALNVLGMDQKVALPDDTVSRDAIALAADEQYTCIQLFQIRAGRLVGRLGFFADTESGTPGNILQRVLEEHYWQVDQVEIPSEILVQYELPETEILAQWLSEKKGRKVNFIVPQRQQKAELISLVERNASYELAKTQRHVQQNLLSLEDLTQLLDLPDLPRRIEGYDISHIQGSNAVASQVVFIDGVPAKQSYRHYKIKNPTVTIGHSDDFACLAEVIGRRFRSYQNKTEEELLKLADYPDLIMIDGGKGQLSSVIKVLQDLKLFPFLNVISLAKQREEIFLPGESQPLLTEPEQPGVQLLRRVRDEAHRFAVSFHRQQRLQKSRRSRLDEIPNLGFQRQKELLAHFHSLDYIREASIEQLQNVSGIGPALARDIYHYFHPEA is encoded by the coding sequence ATGATATCATCACCCATTTCTAATAGTTTAGAACACCGTTTAAAGACCCTTCCTTCTGAACCTGGTGTCTATTTAATGCGAGATCATCGAGGGGAAATTCTCTATATTGGGAAGTCAAAAAAATTGCGATCGCGGGTTCGTTCTTATTTCCAAAATGGTCAACCTCACAGCCCTCGTATTGCCTTAATGGTGCAACAAATAGCAGATATTGAGTTTATTGTAACCGATACAGAAGCAGAAGCCTTAGCCTTAGAAGCAAACCTAATTAAACAACATCAACCCTACTTTAATGTTCTCCTAAAAGATGATAAAAAATATCCCTATGTTTGTATTACTTGGTCTGAAGATTATCCAAGAATATTTATTACCCGTAAACGACGCTTAAATAATCAACGCGATCGCTATTATGGCCCCTATGTTGATACTCATCATCTTCGTTCCACTTTACACCTCGTTAAACGCATTTTTCCCTTACGTCAGCGTCCCCGTCCCCTATTTAAAGATCGCCCCTGTTTAAACTATGATATTGGTCGTTGTCCAGGGGTTTGTCAAAGTTTAATTACCCCTACTGATTACCATAAAATTGTGGAAAAAGTGGCCATGGTTTTCCAAGGACGTACAGAAGAATTACTCGCTAAACTCCAAGAACAAATGGAAAAAGCGGCAACTGCCCTAAATTTTGAACAAGCAGCCCAAATTCGAGATCAAATTAAAGCCCTCAATGTCCTAGGAATGGACCAAAAAGTCGCTTTACCCGATGATACTGTGTCACGAGATGCGATCGCTTTAGCCGCAGATGAGCAATACACTTGTATTCAATTGTTTCAAATTCGGGCGGGTCGTTTAGTGGGAAGATTAGGTTTTTTTGCTGATACCGAGTCAGGTACTCCAGGCAATATTTTACAACGGGTTTTAGAAGAACATTATTGGCAAGTTGATCAGGTGGAAATTCCCAGTGAAATTTTGGTTCAATATGAGTTACCAGAAACAGAAATTCTGGCCCAATGGTTGAGTGAAAAAAAAGGCCGGAAAGTTAATTTTATTGTTCCTCAACGACAACAAAAAGCCGAGTTAATTAGTTTAGTTGAAAGGAATGCAAGTTATGAATTAGCCAAAACACAACGTCATGTACAACAGAATTTATTATCCTTAGAAGATCTTACACAATTATTAGATTTACCCGACTTACCCCGTCGCATTGAAGGATATGATATTTCCCATATTCAAGGATCAAATGCTGTGGCTTCTCAAGTAGTTTTTATTGATGGGGTTCCGGCGAAACAATCCTATCGTCATTATAAGATAAAAAATCCTACTGTTACGATTGGTCATTCTGATGATTTTGCCTGTCTTGCTGAAGTAATTGGTCGCCGTTTTCGTTCCTATCAAAATAAAACAGAGGAAGAATTATTAAAGTTAGCAGATTATCCCGATTTAATTATGATTGATGGAGGAAAAGGACAACTTTCTTCTGTAATTAAAGTTTTACAAGATCTGAAGCTTTTTCCGTTTTTAAATGTGATTAGTTTAGCCAAACAACGAGAAGAAATCTTTTTACCTGGAGAGTCTCAGCCATTATTAACTGAACCGGAACAACCAGGGGTACAATTATTAAGGAGAGTTAGGGATGAAGCCCATCGTTTTGCGGTTAGTTTTCACCGTCAACAACGGTTACAAAAAAGTAGGCGATCTCGCTTAGATGAGATTCCTAATTTGGGATTTCAACGACAGAAAGAATTATTAGCACATTTCCATTCTCTTGATTATATTCGAGAGGCTTCTATTGAACAATTACAAAACGTATCAGGGATTGGCCCCGCTTTAGCAAGAGATATTTATCATTACTTTCATCCTGAAGCTTAA
- a CDS encoding SnoaL-like polyketide cyclase: protein MSKDNGAELPLWVQDRNTVLAHDEGVEWREGKRPDYSHTDQFLQKESQYNHPLGSLEAIAQNLVRTFEMEASHKLNPQQWLSIVVDKFQMSSNGGPIYTAQDVIDQGTYNLFIDKTKAYDPKEESFKSSFELFHNAFPNGFLWELVEVVSGPPNVTFKWRHWGTFSGPYKEHQPTGETIEIVGLSVVKVTDDLKILSVEHYFDNSSFLHKLTSGCPFH from the coding sequence ATGAGTAAAGATAACGGTGCTGAATTGCCTCTTTGGGTACAAGATCGCAATACAGTTTTGGCTCACGATGAAGGGGTAGAATGGCGGGAAGGGAAACGTCCTGACTATTCCCATACTGACCAATTTTTGCAGAAAGAAAGTCAATATAATCATCCCTTGGGGTCTTTAGAAGCGATCGCCCAAAATTTAGTCAGAACTTTTGAGATGGAAGCTTCCCATAAGTTGAACCCTCAACAGTGGTTATCTATTGTTGTTGATAAGTTTCAAATGAGTAGTAATGGGGGCCCAATTTATACGGCTCAAGATGTTATTGATCAAGGGACTTATAATCTTTTCATCGATAAAACAAAAGCCTATGATCCCAAAGAAGAGAGTTTTAAATCTTCTTTTGAATTGTTTCATAATGCCTTTCCTAATGGGTTCCTTTGGGAATTAGTAGAAGTAGTATCCGGCCCTCCCAATGTAACGTTTAAATGGCGACATTGGGGAACATTTAGCGGCCCTTATAAAGAGCATCAACCGACGGGAGAAACTATTGAAATTGTCGGTTTAAGTGTCGTAAAAGTAACTGATGACTTAAAAATTCTGTCCGTTGAGCATTATTTTGATAATAGTTCTTTTCTCCACAAATTAACCTCTGGTTGTCCTTTTCATTAA
- the rpsJ gene encoding 30S ribosomal protein S10, translating into MATLAQQKIRIRLKAFDRRLLDTSCEKIVDTANRTDATAIGPIPLPTKRRIYCVLRSPHVDKDSREHFETRTHRRIIDIYQPSSKTIDALMKLDLPAGVEIEVKL; encoded by the coding sequence ATGGCTACCCTTGCTCAACAAAAAATTCGCATTCGTTTAAAAGCCTTTGATCGTCGCTTACTGGATACTTCCTGTGAGAAAATTGTCGATACTGCTAACCGCACTGATGCCACAGCCATTGGCCCCATCCCCCTGCCCACTAAACGCCGGATTTATTGTGTGTTGCGATCGCCTCACGTTGACAAAGATTCACGGGAACATTTTGAAACTCGGACTCACCGTCGCATTATCGATATTTATCAGCCTTCTTCTAAAACCATTGATGCTTTGATGAAATTGGATTTACCGGCTGGGGTTGAGATTGAAGTGAAGCTATAA
- the lexA gene encoding transcriptional repressor LexA, whose translation MEALTPAQKELYDWLVQYINEKQHAPSIRQMMKAMNLRSPAPVQSRLERLRNKGYIDWTEGKARTLRILHAKPKGIPILGAIAAGGLVEPFTDEQDKLDLSHLLQPDNYYGLRVTGDSMIDDLITEGDLAIMRSLAADETLKNGEIVAARVDGYGTTLKRFYQEGEVVILKPSNLKYQPIEVKSNQVEVQGILVGVWRGY comes from the coding sequence ATGGAAGCTTTAACACCTGCTCAAAAAGAATTATATGACTGGCTTGTTCAATATATTAACGAAAAGCAACACGCCCCGTCCATTCGTCAAATGATGAAAGCCATGAATTTGCGATCGCCGGCCCCGGTACAAAGTCGTTTAGAAAGACTGAGAAATAAAGGCTATATTGATTGGACAGAAGGAAAAGCCCGCACCCTGCGAATTCTGCACGCTAAACCCAAAGGAATTCCCATTTTAGGCGCGATTGCTGCTGGGGGTTTAGTCGAGCCTTTTACAGATGAACAAGACAAATTAGACTTATCTCATCTATTGCAACCCGATAATTATTATGGCTTGCGGGTGACAGGAGATAGCATGATTGACGATCTTATTACGGAAGGAGATTTAGCCATTATGCGTTCTCTCGCTGCGGATGAAACCTTAAAAAATGGGGAAATTGTGGCAGCTAGAGTGGACGGTTATGGAACCACCTTAAAACGATTTTATCAAGAGGGTGAAGTGGTAATTCTCAAACCGTCTAACCTCAAGTATCAACCCATTGAAGTTAAGAGTAATCAAGTTGAAGTACAAGGAATATTAGTGGGAGTTTGGCGAGGGTATTAA
- a CDS encoding YdcF family protein, whose product MTKLKLDLKSRLVKKKRKRTFNRLLTLIFFAAVGFIVSSLVYNVGVRLPLNSHQPVDGILVLGGSIRREIYAAQLASQDPDIPIIISQGSKAPCVKLIFEREQASMEQVLLEQCAHSTFDNFFFCVPLLHQRGFNKVKLITSPSHLPRAKWLAQIQLGAKGIAVEVDTVKEIGVPGNNESSLKTFLDVTRSLIWAVFSQIIQPPCLNVTPLREVNLSDWYAQGFDCERQGGIAR is encoded by the coding sequence GTGACTAAATTAAAACTTGATTTAAAAAGCCGCCTTGTAAAAAAGAAACGTAAAAGAACATTTAATCGGCTGTTGACACTAATCTTTTTTGCTGCTGTCGGATTTATCGTCAGTAGTTTAGTATACAATGTTGGCGTAAGATTACCCCTCAATTCCCATCAACCCGTCGATGGAATTTTAGTGTTAGGGGGCAGTATTCGACGAGAAATCTATGCCGCCCAATTAGCCAGCCAAGATCCTGACATTCCCATTATCATCTCTCAAGGCTCAAAAGCTCCTTGTGTTAAGCTTATTTTCGAGAGAGAACAAGCCTCCATGGAGCAAGTCTTGCTTGAACAGTGCGCCCATTCGACCTTTGATAATTTTTTCTTTTGTGTTCCCCTGCTGCATCAGCGAGGCTTTAATAAAGTTAAACTCATCACGTCCCCAAGCCATCTTCCCAGAGCTAAATGGCTGGCACAAATTCAGTTAGGGGCGAAAGGGATCGCCGTTGAAGTGGATACGGTTAAGGAAATTGGCGTACCTGGCAACAATGAATCGAGCTTAAAAACCTTCCTTGATGTCACCCGCAGTTTAATCTGGGCTGTCTTTAGCCAAATCATACAACCTCCCTGTTTAAACGTTACACCCCTTAGGGAAGTCAACCTCTCAGATTGGTATGCCCAAGGATTTGATTGTGAACGTCAGGGAGGTATTGCTCGGTAG